One Pelodiscus sinensis isolate JC-2024 chromosome 24, ASM4963464v1, whole genome shotgun sequence DNA segment encodes these proteins:
- the LOC142819733 gene encoding chemerin-like receptor 1 — translation MTILPHLFLVLWGVAFLAGVPLNGYVLFVTGCRMQRTASTVWFLNRAMSDFIFTVCLPLRFVLIFLSLDWARMLSNYITSLHMFSSAFLLTAISVHRCVLAARLEWAQKCCTASLACWVALGTWALSVGFSWRYRDLWESLFPPARPRMYFGVDEYKERMQAIVIQFLVGFLIPVALNLIPTLYIVLDARWRRDRLIQFTQPLKILLGLIPTFFLCWLPYHVFFMLSISAPYPQDFLLADSTFPYFLMYFNCCLNPIFYLTMEEEFLRYWQRTPNPHATDHSGPAPAK, via the coding sequence ATGACGATCCTCCCACACCTCTTCTTGGTGCTGTGGGGTGTGGCCTTCCTCGCCGGAGTGCCCTTAAATGGCTATGTCCTCTTCGTCACCGGCTGCCGTATGCAGAGAACGGCCAGCACCGTGTGGTTCCTGAACCGGGCCATGTCCGATTTCATCTTCActgtctgcctgcccctcagATTCGTCCTCATCTTCCTGAGCTTAGACTGGGCCAGGATGCTGAGCAACTACATCACCTCCCTGCACATGTTCTCCAGCGCCTTCCTCCTCACGGCCATCAGCGTCCATCGCTGCGTCCTTGCGGCACGTCTTGAGTGGGCCCAGAAATGCTGCAcggcctccctggcctgctgggtggctcTGGGCACATGGGCCCTGTCTGTTGGGTTCAGCTGGCGGTACCGTGACCTCTGGGAATCCCTCTTCCCACCTGCCAGGCCTAGAATGTACTTTGGCGTCGATGAATATAAAGAGAGGATGCAGGCCATTGTGATCCAGTTCCTGGTGGGGTTTCTGATCCCAGTAGCCTTGAATTTGATCCCAACCTTATACATCGTTCTAGATGCCAGGTGGAGAAGGGACCGGCTGATCCAGTTTACTCAGCCACTCAAGATCCTTCTTGGCTTGATCCCGACCTTTTTCCTCTGCTGGCTGCCGTATCACGTTTTCTTCATGCTGTCGATTTCAGCTCCGTACCCTCAGGATTTCCTGCTTGCAGACAGCACTTTTCCGTATTTCCTGATGTATTTCAATTGCTGCCTCAACCCCATCTTCTACCTCACCATGGAGGAAGAGTTTCTGAGGTACTGGCAACGTACACCCAACCCTCACGCCACCGACCACTCGGGGCCAGCGCCAGCAAAATAG